A DNA window from Hordeum vulgare subsp. vulgare chromosome 1H, MorexV3_pseudomolecules_assembly, whole genome shotgun sequence contains the following coding sequences:
- the LOC123435257 gene encoding protein HOTHEAD-like isoform X2: protein MLSSPAQMALGRARSPALVLVAAVLGSLCIVALSEDEQLENLRFVQHAQDAPLVSHFNYIVVGGGTSGCPLAATLSEHSRVLLLERGGLPYRNMSNQEHFTDALADTSLASPAQRFISTDGVVNARARVLGGGSCLNAGFYTRASNEYVRTAGWDARLVNSSYRWVERALVFRPDVPPWQAALRDALLEAGVTPDNGFTFDHVTGTKIGGTIFDNNGQRHTAADFLRHARPRGLTVVLYATVSRILFRSQEGVPYPVAYGVVFADPLGVQHRVYLRDGAKNEVILSAGTLGSPQLLMLSGVGPQAHLEAHGIQVLVDQPMVGQGVADNPMNSVFIPSPVPVGLSLVQVVGITKSGSFIEGVSGSEFGIPVSDGARRLANFGLFSPQTGQLGTLPPGQRTPEALQRAAEAMRRLDRRAFRGGFILEKILGPVSTGHIELRTTDPRANPAVTFNYFQEAEDLERCVRGIQTIERVIQSRAFSNFTYANTTVESIFTDSANFPVNLLPRHVNDSRSPEQYCRETVMTIWHYHGGCHVGAVVDDNYRVFGVGGLRVIDSSTFRYSPGTNPQATVMMLGRYMGIKIQAERWRK from the exons ATGCTGAGCTCGCCGGCGCAAATGGCACTTGGCCGCGCGAGATCGCCGGCGCTGGTGCTAGTCGCCGCCGTCCTTGGCTCGCTCTGCATCGTCGCACTCTCGGAGGATG AGCAACTGGAGAACCTGCGGTTCGTGCAGCACGCGCAGGACGCGCCGCTGGTGTCGCACTTCAACTACATCGTGGTCGGCGGCGGCACGTCCGGGTGCCCGCTGGCGGCGACGCTGTCGGAGCACTCGCGGGTGCTCCTGCTGGAGCGCGGGGGCCTCCCCTACCGCAACATGTCGAACCAGGAGCACTTCACGGACGCGCTGGCCGACACGTCGCTGGCGTCCCCGGCGCAGCGGTTCATCTCGACGGACGGCGTGGTGAACGCGCGGGCGCGGGTGCTGGGCGGCGGGAGCTGCCTCAACGCCGGGTTCTACACGCGGGCCAGCAACGAGTACGTGCGCACGGCCGGGTGGGACGCCAGGCTGGTGAACTCGTCGTACCGGTGGGTGGAGCGCGCGCTGGTGTTCCGGCCCGACGTGCCGCCGTGGCAGGCCGCGCTCCGGGACGCGCTGCTGGAGGCCGGCGTCACCCCGGATAACGGATTCACCTTCGACCACGTGACGGGGACCAAGATCGGCGGCACCATCTTCGACAACAACGGGCAGCGGCACACCGCCGCCGACTTCCTCCGGCACGCCCGGCCGCGGGGGCTCACCGTGGTGCTCTACGCCACGGTGTCGCGGATCCTGTTCAGGAGCCAGGAGGGGGTGCCGTACCCGGTGGCGTACGGGGTGGTGTTCGCGGACCCGCTGGGGGTGCAGCACCGGGTGTACCTCCGGGACGGGGCCAAGAACGAGGTGATCCTGTCGGCGGGGACGCTGGGGAGCCCGCAGCTGCTGATGCTGAGCGGCGTCGGCCCGCAGGCGCACCTGGAGGCGCACGGCATCCAGGTGCTGGTGGACCAGCCCATGGTCGGGCAGGGCGTGGCCGACAACCCCATGAACTCGGTCTTCATCCCGTCGCCCGTGCCCGTGGGGCTCTCCCTGGTGCAGGTGGTCGGGATCACCAAGTCCGGCAGCTTCATCGAGGGCGTGAGCGGCTCCGAGTTCGGCATCCCGGTGTCGGACGGCGCCCGCCGCCTCGCCAACTTCGGCCTCTTCTCGCCCCAGACCGGGCAGCTCGGCACGCTGCCGCCGGGCCAGAGGACGCCGGAGGCGCTGCAGCGGGCGGCGGAGGCGATGAGGCGGCTGGACCGGCGGGCGTTCCGGGGCGGCTTCATCCTGGAGAAGATCCTGGGGCCGGTGTCGACGGGGCACATCGAGCTGCGCACCACCGACCCGCGCGCCAACCCGGCCGTCACCTTCAACTACTTCCAGGAGGCGGAGGACCTGGAGCGGTGCGTGCGGGGGATCCAGACCATCGAGCGGGTGATCCAGTCGCGCGCATTCTCCAACTTCACCTACGCCAACACCACCGTCGAGTCCATCTTCACCGACTCGGCCAACTTCCCCGTCAACCTTCTGCCGCGGCACGTCAACGACTCCCGCTCGCCGGAGCAGTACTGCAGGGAGACCGTCATGACCATCTGGCACTACCACGGCGGCTGCCACGTCGGAGCCGTCGTCGACGACAACTACCGGGTGTTCGGGGTGGGGGGGCTCAGGGTCATCGACAGCTCCACCTTCAGGTACTCCCCCGGCACCAACCCGCAGGCCACCGTCATGATGCTCGGCAG GTATATGGGCATAAAGATTCAGGCCGAGAGATGGAGGAAATGA
- the LOC123435257 gene encoding protein HOTHEAD-like isoform X1 — translation MVRMLTCMVFLGGLDIGYVRVCSVMIVGHCDDQNGVPCVCAEQLENLRFVQHAQDAPLVSHFNYIVVGGGTSGCPLAATLSEHSRVLLLERGGLPYRNMSNQEHFTDALADTSLASPAQRFISTDGVVNARARVLGGGSCLNAGFYTRASNEYVRTAGWDARLVNSSYRWVERALVFRPDVPPWQAALRDALLEAGVTPDNGFTFDHVTGTKIGGTIFDNNGQRHTAADFLRHARPRGLTVVLYATVSRILFRSQEGVPYPVAYGVVFADPLGVQHRVYLRDGAKNEVILSAGTLGSPQLLMLSGVGPQAHLEAHGIQVLVDQPMVGQGVADNPMNSVFIPSPVPVGLSLVQVVGITKSGSFIEGVSGSEFGIPVSDGARRLANFGLFSPQTGQLGTLPPGQRTPEALQRAAEAMRRLDRRAFRGGFILEKILGPVSTGHIELRTTDPRANPAVTFNYFQEAEDLERCVRGIQTIERVIQSRAFSNFTYANTTVESIFTDSANFPVNLLPRHVNDSRSPEQYCRETVMTIWHYHGGCHVGAVVDDNYRVFGVGGLRVIDSSTFRYSPGTNPQATVMMLGRYMGIKIQAERWRK, via the exons ATGGTGCGTATGCTCACCTGCATGGTTTTTCTGGGGGGTTTGGACATCGGCTACGTGCGTGTGTGTTCTGTCATGATCGTTGGACATTGTGATGACCAAAATGGTGTGCCGTGCGTGTGTGCAGAGCAACTGGAGAACCTGCGGTTCGTGCAGCACGCGCAGGACGCGCCGCTGGTGTCGCACTTCAACTACATCGTGGTCGGCGGCGGCACGTCCGGGTGCCCGCTGGCGGCGACGCTGTCGGAGCACTCGCGGGTGCTCCTGCTGGAGCGCGGGGGCCTCCCCTACCGCAACATGTCGAACCAGGAGCACTTCACGGACGCGCTGGCCGACACGTCGCTGGCGTCCCCGGCGCAGCGGTTCATCTCGACGGACGGCGTGGTGAACGCGCGGGCGCGGGTGCTGGGCGGCGGGAGCTGCCTCAACGCCGGGTTCTACACGCGGGCCAGCAACGAGTACGTGCGCACGGCCGGGTGGGACGCCAGGCTGGTGAACTCGTCGTACCGGTGGGTGGAGCGCGCGCTGGTGTTCCGGCCCGACGTGCCGCCGTGGCAGGCCGCGCTCCGGGACGCGCTGCTGGAGGCCGGCGTCACCCCGGATAACGGATTCACCTTCGACCACGTGACGGGGACCAAGATCGGCGGCACCATCTTCGACAACAACGGGCAGCGGCACACCGCCGCCGACTTCCTCCGGCACGCCCGGCCGCGGGGGCTCACCGTGGTGCTCTACGCCACGGTGTCGCGGATCCTGTTCAGGAGCCAGGAGGGGGTGCCGTACCCGGTGGCGTACGGGGTGGTGTTCGCGGACCCGCTGGGGGTGCAGCACCGGGTGTACCTCCGGGACGGGGCCAAGAACGAGGTGATCCTGTCGGCGGGGACGCTGGGGAGCCCGCAGCTGCTGATGCTGAGCGGCGTCGGCCCGCAGGCGCACCTGGAGGCGCACGGCATCCAGGTGCTGGTGGACCAGCCCATGGTCGGGCAGGGCGTGGCCGACAACCCCATGAACTCGGTCTTCATCCCGTCGCCCGTGCCCGTGGGGCTCTCCCTGGTGCAGGTGGTCGGGATCACCAAGTCCGGCAGCTTCATCGAGGGCGTGAGCGGCTCCGAGTTCGGCATCCCGGTGTCGGACGGCGCCCGCCGCCTCGCCAACTTCGGCCTCTTCTCGCCCCAGACCGGGCAGCTCGGCACGCTGCCGCCGGGCCAGAGGACGCCGGAGGCGCTGCAGCGGGCGGCGGAGGCGATGAGGCGGCTGGACCGGCGGGCGTTCCGGGGCGGCTTCATCCTGGAGAAGATCCTGGGGCCGGTGTCGACGGGGCACATCGAGCTGCGCACCACCGACCCGCGCGCCAACCCGGCCGTCACCTTCAACTACTTCCAGGAGGCGGAGGACCTGGAGCGGTGCGTGCGGGGGATCCAGACCATCGAGCGGGTGATCCAGTCGCGCGCATTCTCCAACTTCACCTACGCCAACACCACCGTCGAGTCCATCTTCACCGACTCGGCCAACTTCCCCGTCAACCTTCTGCCGCGGCACGTCAACGACTCCCGCTCGCCGGAGCAGTACTGCAGGGAGACCGTCATGACCATCTGGCACTACCACGGCGGCTGCCACGTCGGAGCCGTCGTCGACGACAACTACCGGGTGTTCGGGGTGGGGGGGCTCAGGGTCATCGACAGCTCCACCTTCAGGTACTCCCCCGGCACCAACCCGCAGGCCACCGTCATGATGCTCGGCAG GTATATGGGCATAAAGATTCAGGCCGAGAGATGGAGGAAATGA
- the LOC123435241 gene encoding phospholipase D gamma 1-like, with protein MEGSNHGGQGQPQHQYHQYPPHPQPEPYPYPYQHQQYPPPSAAPASHYLAPSPSFPAYSPAPPPPQQFAHHSGPLQPYPPPAPHQQQAYPPQHAYPPHSQQQHGYPPQSPSPYGYDPYPAYPSYPSPAHPSYPSPAVSHSSSFHHQPHPSAPDHPAAAYPSPAVSHSSSFHHQPHPSAPDHPAAAYPSPAVSHSSSFHHQPHPSAPESPAAYYPSPAISPSSSFHNHPHPSAPESPAASTPHYPIVDGFANMNLSGRHNYTQAPVSSPSVLPPSASFSNGGGMQMVPYGTVAGGSQHGSMRASLKVVLLHGSLDIWVHDAKNLPNKDMFSKRVSELLSVGGKSNAKMTSDPYVTIQVSYATVARTYVVSNSENPVWEQNFHVPVGHESAEVEFVVKDSDVFGAQLIGTVAIPAESLLSGDRVEGVYPVLEPNGKPCAPGAVLRLSIQYIPVARLTMYHHGVIAGPDCLGVPNTYFPLRRGMRVTLYQDAHVPDGSLPDIWLDHGLRYQHGQCWRDMYNAISQARRLIYIVGWSVFHTIHLIRDGAEKAPSLGELLKMKSQEGVRVLLLVWDDPTSRSILGFKMDGFMGTRDEETRRFFKHSSVQVLLCPRSAGKRHSWVKQQETGTIFTHHQKTVIVDADAGNYRRKIIAFVGGLDLCGGRYDTPGHPLFQTLQTSHKEDYYNPNFAAVDARGPREPWHDLHSRIDGPAAYDVLRNFEERWLKASKRHGIKKLGKSNDDALLKIERIHDIVNIDDAIYFSDNDPETWHVQVFRSIDSNSAKGFPKDPRVATMKNLVCGKNVLIDMSIHTAYVNAIRAAQHFIYIENQYFIGSSFNWDSNKDIGANNLVPIEIALKIANKIKAKERFSAYIVVPMWPEGNPTGAPTQRILYWQNKTMQMMYETIYRALKEVGLDDIYEPQDYLNFFCLGNREIEDSPSTPSTANNPQDQARKNRRFMVYVHSKGMIVDDEYVIIGSANINQRSLEGIRDTEIAMGAYQPQYTWANKISAPRGQIYGYRMSLWAEHIGIIEEDFNHPESLECMRRVRQLGQHNWDQFFANEVTEMRGHLLKYPVSVDRKGKVKPLPGCATFPDMGGNICGSFTAIQENLTI; from the exons ATGGAGGGGAGCAACCACGGGGGGCAGGGGCAGCCGCAGCACCAGTACCACCAGTACCCGCCGCACCCGCAGCCGGAGCCCTACCCCTACCCCTACCAGCACCAGCAGTACCCGCCGCCGTCCGCCGCGCCGGCGTCCCACTACCTCGCGCCCTCGCCCTCCTTCCCGGCCTActcccccgcgccgccgccgccgcagcagtTCGCGCACCACTCCGGCCCGCTCCAGCCCTACCCGCCGCCGGCGCCGCACCAGCAGCAAGCGTACCCTCCGCAGCACGCGTACCCGCCGCATTCGCAGCAGCAGCACGGGTACCCACCGCAGTCTCCTTCGCCCTACGGCTATGATCCCTACCCGGCGTACCCGTCCTACCCGAGCCCGGCGCACCCCTCCTACCCGAGTCCGGCGGTCTCCCATAGCTCCAGCTTCCACCACCAGCCCCATCCTTCGGCCCCCGACCACCCCGCGGCCGCCTACCCGAGTCCGGCGGTCTCCCATAGCTCCAGCTTCCACCACCAGCCCCATCCTTCGGCTCCCGACCACCCCGCGGCCGCCTACCCTAGTCCGGCGGTCTCGCATAGCTCCAGCTTCCACCACCAGCCCCATCCCTCGGCCCCCGAATCCCCTGCAGCCTACTACCCGAGTCCCGCGATCTCTCCTAGCTCCAGCTTCCACAACCACCCCCATCCCTCGGCCCCTGAATCCCCTGCGGCCTCCACACCGCACTACCCCATCGTCGATGGGTTCGCCAACATGAACCTCTCCGGCCGCCACAACTACACACAGGCGCCTGTGTCGTCGCCCTCCGTACTGCCGCCTTCTGCCTCCTTCTCAAACGGTGGAGGGATGCAGATGGTGCCATACGGTACCGTGGCCGGAGGGTCACAGCATGGCAGCATGAGGGCGTCGCTGAAAGTGGTGCTGCTCCACGGCAGCCTCGACATTTGGGTGCACGACGCCAAGAACCTCCCCAACAAGGACATGTTCTCCAAGAGGGTCAGCGAGCTCCTCTCCGTCGGCGGCAAGTCCAACGCTAAAATGACAAGCGACCCCTATGTCACCATCCAGGTCTCCTATGCCACTGTCGCCCGCACCTACGTCGTTTCCAATAGTGAGAACCCCGTTTGGGAGCAGAACTTCCATGTGCCAGTTGGCCATGAGTCTGCTGAGGTCGAGTTTGTCGTCAAGGACAGCGATGTCTTCGGAGCTCAGCTCATTGGAACTGTGGCCATCCCTGCCGAGAGTCTCCTTTCTGGGGACAGGGTTGAGGGTGTCTACCCTGTGCTAGAGCCCAATGGCAAGCCGTGCGCTCCTGGTGCTGTATTACGGCTTTCTATTCAGTACATCCCAGTGGCTCGCCTGACAATGTACCACCATGGTGTCATTGCTGGTCCGGACTGCCTTGGAGTGCCCAATACTTACTTCCCGCTGCGCCGTGGCATGAGGGTGACCCTCTATCAGGATGCACATGTGCCCGATGGTTCTCTCCCAGATATCTGGCTTGATCATGGATTGCGCTACCAACACGGGCAATGCTGGCGTGACATGTACAATGCCATAAGCCAGGCACGGCGGTTGATTTACATTGTGGGTTGGTCAGTGTTCCACACGATCCACCTCATAAGGGATGGAGCTGAGAAGGCACCATCACTTGGAGAACTGTTGAAGATGAAGTCGCAGGAAGGCGTTAGGGTATTGCTTCTTGTATGGGATGATCCAACATCAAGGAGTATTCTCGGTTTCAAGATG GATGGTTTCATGGGCACACGAGACGAGGAAACACGTCGGTTTTTCAAGCACTCTTCAGTTCAAGTATTACTTTGCCCAAGATCTGCTGGGAAGCGTCACAGCTGGGTGAAACAGCAG GAAACAGGAACCATTTTTACTCATCATCAGAAAACAGTTATTGTGGATGCTGATGCCGGCAATTATAGGAGAAAAATAATTGCTTTTGTCGGAGGTCTTGATTTGTGTGGTGGGCGATATGATACACCTGGTCATCCTCTGTTTCAGACTCTTCAAACTTCACACAAGGAGGATTATTACAATCCAAACTTTGCT GCAGTTGATGCCCGTGGCCCAAGGGAACCATGGCATGACTTGCATTCCAGGATCGACGGTCCAGCAGCTTATGATGTTCTGAGGAACTTCGAGGAGCGTTGGCTGAAGGCATCCAAACGCCATGGGATTAAAAAGTTGGGAAAATCAAACGATGATGCACTTCTCAAGATTGAAAGAATACATGATATTGTAAACATTGATGATGCAATTTATTTTAGTGACAATGACCCAGAGACATGGCATGTTCAG GTGTTTCGCTCTATTGACtcaaactccgccaaggggtttcCGAAGGACCCACGAGTAGCAACCATGAAG AACCTTGTCTGTGGGAAGAATGTACTAATTGATATGAGCATACATACAGCTTATGTGAATGCCATCAGGGCAGCCCAACACTTTATTTACATTGAGAACCAATACTTCATCGGTTCTTCATTTAATTGGGATTCAAACAAAGATATTG GGGCTAACAATTTGGTACCAATTGAAATTGCTCTCAAAATTGCAAACAAGATTAAGGCAAAAGAGAGGTTTTCCGCATACATAGTAGTTCCTATGTGGCCTGAGGGTAATCCAACTGGTGCTCCTACACAAAGAATTCTTTACTGGCAG AACAAAACAATGCAAATGATGTATGAGacaatatatagggccttgaaagaAGTAGGTCTGGATGATATATACGAGCCTCAGGATTATTTGAACTTCTTTTGTCTTGGCAATCGTGAAATTGAGGACAGCCCTAGTACTCCAAGTACTGCAAATAATCCTCAG GATCAAGCTAGGAAAAATAGGAGATTCATGGTTTATGTACATTCAAAAGGTATGATTGTAGATGATGAATATGTGATCATTGGATCAGCTAATATCAACCAGAGGTCGTTGGAAGGGATCAGAGATACTGAGATTGCAATGGGAGCATATCAACCACAGTATACATGGGCAAATAAAATTTCTGCTCCCCGTGGACAG ATTTATGGCTACAGAATGTCCCTCTGGGCTGAGCATATTGGAATTATCGAGGAAGACTTTAACCATCCAGAGAGCCTAGAGTGCATGAGGCGGGTTCGCCAACTCGGGCAACATAACTGGGATCAGTTCTTTGCCAATGAGGTGACTGAGATGAGAGGCCACCTCCTCAAGTACCCTGTAAGTGTTGACCGTAAGGGCAAGGTGAAACCCTTGCCAGGATGTGCGACATTCCCAGACATGGGCGGGAACATCTGTGGCTCCTTCACGGCCATCCAAGAAAACCTCACGATATGA